The DNA region TAGCGCCTGGCTAAAGTTCTCTGCATACCCTGCAATGAGTTCTGCACAGTCCAAACCGTTGATGATTTTTCGAGCTTGGTAAAAATCAACTTTTTGTCCTTTGTTGGGGTCGCCAATAAAGTTCTTCAACGCATATCCTGTAAAAATACCCAAGAACATCCCATAAAACATGACTATAGCAGAATATTTGGGACTCTTAATAGCATCAGGATCGGCAACAAAATCCGGACTACTGGGGTAAAATTCGCGGACTACAGGAGTTACTTTTGTGTAATTTATGCGTCCGGTTAGTTGAACATAGCCGCGTCCATGAAATCGAGGACCATCGCCGGGTTTGCCACCGTATTGCGGGCCGTTACCTAAGTCCTTTCTGTTGCAATAATTCTCTTGAAAGTAAGCCGTTGAACCGTATTCGGAAATAGGCTGCATTTTTTGAGCTGTCTCATGGTAGGTCGTTGCAAGCATATACGCTAACCATCCAATAGTGCGAATACCCCAGTCGGTCTTTAACTCACCTACGGGTTGTACTGGTGGATCTTCCCAAAAATTTAGAATCGCCTCTATTCCGTCCACTTGGCCTGGGGTGAGATTGCCACTAAATAGGCTATTTCTGATCCGATCGTAAAAAATCTTTCTGTCCATTAAGATTTCCTTCTAAAGAGAATAGACGAGTGTAAGCCTATGGAGGGAGCGCTCCTATAAGCTGCTTCTATAAAAAAACGATTGTAAAAGATGATTTCGGAATTTGTTGACTTAGAACCCTTTTCTCAAAGCTATGGCTGATTAACAGCTCTCTCACCAGTTAAACCTATTGCTTCATTACTCAATTGTTGCTTCGAGCAATCCTAACCTACACTTCGTTTATAATCTCAGCATCAAATTAAATGATATCGATCGCCGAGGACGAAGAAGATGAGTCACTATATAGCAAGCCTAAATGAGTTGTGCAAATATAGCGCTTCGCGCTAGGGAATAGGCAATAGGGAATAGGCAATAGCTTGTATGGCTTAGGTTCTAAGGCTTCAAGCTGTACCTCATAGAATAGAGAAACGCTATACAATGAATTTAATAGCCATAGATTCAACGGTAATAACGCTAACAAGCAAAGTCTTTTGGGGACAAAATATCATCAAGTGAAACTGATAAATGGAAGAGAGATAAGCTCAAGTAACTTAACTGAATGTTTGATCAACTTTGGTCAAGAACATGATGCTAAATTTAGGGAACAGGTGATGACGATGATTCCCGACGGAGCAGTGATCATAATGGATAGAGGTTTTGCCAGTTGGGAATTTATAGAAGAAATGAGTAAAACTCAGACAAAATTTGTGGTTCGGATTAAGAATCATATGAAAACCCAATTTAATCCCCAAAGATATCGAGTGGTATGCTTTCATGATCCAGAAACCCAAACCGAATATCGTCTGGCTACTAATCTAAAAGACATGACGGATGAAGAAGTATCAGAAATTTACCGTAAACGTTGGGATATTGAAATTTTGTGAAAATTCTTAAAGATGCATTTAAAGCTGGACAATTTAATCACTAAAAACATTCCCGGTGTCCGACTACAAATTCTTATGTCGTTAATTGCTTATTTGATTTTACAGTTAATGGAAATTCATGAATTTTATGGGCATACATTACTAGATAAATTTCGTTATTTGCAACTTAAATTAAGTCAAAAATGCTCCCTCATCCATTGGAACTATGATTAGCTCCCAGAGACTCTTATTTAGTTTAATGTAAAGTTTTATGCCGAAATTCAACACTTCTGGCTGAAACCCTCATTCTGTTGTAACCTGAACCCCCGATTCTCTCGTGAGATTATCCCCAAAACGGTCTTAACTCGAACTGAGGTTAGCATTAGCTTTCAGATAAGACCCCGGCCCCAAATGCTGTAGCTTAGGATAACAACTCCGGTAATGCGTCTCGCTCACAAATAACCACAGAATACGAGTCCGCCGATTTTGGGGCGGTGGGGGGCAGGGAGCATAACCATCTGTGTAAATAATTAGGCCATCGTAATCCCGGTGTTCATCAAGATACGTCAAAACCGGGTGAAAATTCGTGCCACCTCGTCCGGTTAGCTTGACCTCGTGCTTGGCGCGACGGAACGTCATTAAGTCGGCGGTAATCTTGGTATCAAATTGAATCACATCGATCGCCGGTACACCGTAGTTAAAAAAGCGATTCACCACCGAAAATCCATGCTGTAGCTCTTTCGTTCCCATGGAGCCGCTCACATCAATGGCAAACAGCAAACGGGTGGTAAAGTCACGACGACTACCCATATAGGCGAACCCATAGCGGCGATTGGGTTTCATGCGGGTGAGCCGTCGCTGTTGGCTGAGGATAGAGGTGCGAAACTTGCGTAAAACCGCCCGATAGTCGAGCTTAGGGTGCAGATTGGCTAAGATACGTTCGCGCAATTTGCCGCCAATGCTACCCCAACTGTTATTGGCTTGAGCCATTCTCACTAGATCGTCTAGGTGATCGCTCAATAATTCATCTCGATCCCACTGGTCAGTATTTTCTACACCGCTCAAGTTTACATCGGTATAAACCACCAGGAGATCTGGGGGGCGATCGCTAGGGATTGAAGTCGGTTCAGATTCACAAGAGCCAGGAGAGCCTGATGCAAGTGCAGCATTCGCTTCCCTCATCTCTACTCCTGGCACTCCAGAGGCTGCTCCCTGTACACTGGAGGACTGTTGGTCGAGCAATTTGTGGTAATAAAACTCGAAGAATAGTTGGTCATAATTGCGATCGCCAAAAACATCCTGCGCCCGAGGAAAAGGCAGCTCGGTTTGCAAATATTCCTGGAGCGTTAAATTGCTGGCAGCATAGCTAATCGCCGAGTGCGCTTGGCGACGACTGTAGGGGTGTTTGAGCAGAATTCGTAGAGCTTCAAAGCGCAGGGTGGCTTCCAGGTGGCGATTGCTCAACTGGGCGATAAACTCCGGATTGTACTCAATTCGTCCCCGTTGCACGCGAATCGTTTGAATGCGCGGCTCGGAAACTAAAGCGTGACTTGTCCAAGTTGCCAGCAACAGTGGCTCAACCAGCAACCACTTTTCCACAATCCGAGCAATACGGTGACGGGCGATCTGTTTCATATCAATTAAAACTGAAAAATGGGGGTTGTAGCATGAAAAATGGTATTCTCATTACCGATAACCTATTATCCTTCTGCCGCGCGTTTCGGACTTCGTCCGACATGAACATCTCCGCGAAGCGGAAAGCGCTATATCGTTTTGGCGGCAAAAATCTCGGCGGCGCTCAGTTGCAATTCTGGGAAAGCCAAAGACTCAATCCTCTCGTTTCCGGTAAATAGCGTTACCTGATATTCCCCATCCACCAGTTGGTAAACTGAGAGAGTCGGTTGTTTGGGATTACCAATAAACCGCCGACCACCTAAACCGAGATAATCTACAATCCAGTATTCGGGTATACCCATCAGTTCGTAATCCCCGACCTTCCGCAGATAATCATCTTGCCAGTTTGTACTTACAACTTCTATAGCTAATCGCACGGAATTTCCCTTAGTAATAACCGATTTTTTCTGCCAATGGGGTTCCTCAGCCAGTTGCGCTTTATTGAGACATATCATGTCAGGTTGGTAACCGGATTCGTCATCGAGTGGTTTCAGCAAGCAATCGCCAGGAATTGTACAAGGTAATTCGTAACGGTCGATTTGAACTCCCAGTTTTATCGTTAAAAAACCGATGACGTTAGAATGTTCCCCAGTTGCTAAAGGCATTTTTACTATTGCTCCATTGCGTAGTTCGTATTTACAGGTCGCATTTTCCGGATACCAGTCAACAAATTCATCGAATGAGATAGGTGTCGTTAGAGTTGCAATCATATTAGGGAATAGGGAATAGGGAATAGTGCGATTCGTTCGCTATTCCCCTAGGCTAACTTATTAGCTCAGGGGATTAGCGACAAGGTTAACTACCTAGGGTTTGATTAGCGATACTCCTACGGAGTCGCTTGGCGAACGCTATCAGCCCGGAAAAAAAGTAGAACCTTGACAACTCAATCATCATGTAGGTGCGATTGATTCTATATCAAGTCCTACCCTCCTTCTTCTTGGAGTGAAAGCATTTCCTGCTGCTGGAGACCTGGTAAACCTCTGGTGGTGAGCGAGGAAAAAAGGGGGGATCTGATAGCCCGATTTGGAAACCCACCAAGCAAGAACTTATGGATAACTCCGTGTGAAGATGTGTTGGAAGCGTCGTCAATTCCAACCAGCCAAAGGGCTGACAGGCTGGAAACAAAAGTTAACGGAAAGGGGTGGATAGATTTATTCCGCTATCGACAAGAAGACCAATCTTTCCCGGCGTACAGCATCATCCTAACAGTTCAATCCATGATGATTGGGAACGAAGTAACAACCGATTAACTCTCAGTTATTCAACTTGAGCAGTCAACCGAGACGAA from Roseofilum reptotaenium CS-1145 includes:
- a CDS encoding DUF2201 family putative metallopeptidase encodes the protein MKQIARHRIARIVEKWLLVEPLLLATWTSHALVSEPRIQTIRVQRGRIEYNPEFIAQLSNRHLEATLRFEALRILLKHPYSRRQAHSAISYAASNLTLQEYLQTELPFPRAQDVFGDRNYDQLFFEFYYHKLLDQQSSSVQGAASGVPGVEMREANAALASGSPGSCESEPTSIPSDRPPDLLVVYTDVNLSGVENTDQWDRDELLSDHLDDLVRMAQANNSWGSIGGKLRERILANLHPKLDYRAVLRKFRTSILSQQRRLTRMKPNRRYGFAYMGSRRDFTTRLLFAIDVSGSMGTKELQHGFSVVNRFFNYGVPAIDVIQFDTKITADLMTFRRAKHEVKLTGRGGTNFHPVLTYLDEHRDYDGLIIYTDGYAPCPPPPQNRRTRILWLFVSETHYRSCYPKLQHLGPGSYLKANANLSSS
- a CDS encoding transposase, which translates into the protein MGTKYHQVKLINGREISSSNLTECLINFGQEHDAKFREQVMTMIPDGAVIIMDRGFASWEFIEEMSKTQTKFVVRIKNHMKTQFNPQRYRVVCFHDPETQTEYRLATNLKDMTDEEVSEIYRKRWDIEIL
- a CDS encoding Uma2 family endonuclease — protein: MIATLTTPISFDEFVDWYPENATCKYELRNGAIVKMPLATGEHSNVIGFLTIKLGVQIDRYELPCTIPGDCLLKPLDDESGYQPDMICLNKAQLAEEPHWQKKSVITKGNSVRLAIEVVSTNWQDDYLRKVGDYELMGIPEYWIVDYLGLGGRRFIGNPKQPTLSVYQLVDGEYQVTLFTGNERIESLAFPELQLSAAEIFAAKTI